From one Phycodurus eques isolate BA_2022a chromosome 6, UOR_Pequ_1.1, whole genome shotgun sequence genomic stretch:
- the zgc:195282 gene encoding cysteine-rich protein 1 — MVSYCPICGKPVYFGEKKRSLGRDYHPLCLKCQKCRRQLTAGQHAEYDEKPYCSYCYMKMFGPRGNR; from the exons ATGGTAAGTTACTGTCCAATCTGTGGGAAGCCTGTCTATTTTG GTGAGAAGAAGAGGTCTTTAGGAAGAGATTATCATCCACTCTGTctgaaatgtcaaaaatgtaGAAGACAGCTCACAGCTGGACAACATGCTGAG TATGATGAGAAGCCATATTGTTCATACTGCTACATGAAGATGTTTGGTCCAAGAG GTAACAGGTGA